The Balneolaceae bacterium genome segment GGCAATGTCCACATTGAATTCCTCAATGGCGTCAATACTGATGGGGGAGGAGACACCGGCCTGACTGCCGGGCACGGCCTCACCCAGTCCGAATACGTCATTCAGAGTGGCGCCATCCACCAGAATGTTGTTGTAACGGTCGTTGGCGCCACCGAAGCTGTAACCGCTGCTCACCTGGGGATTCAGTCGCGTAAAGTCCTGCAGCGACCGTGAAATAGTGGGGGTTGTTTCGATCTCCTGGCGGGAGATGTTGGTGCTTGCACCGGTTCGATTTGCATTAAAGACCGGGTCCGCATCGGCCGTAACGGCAATCTGGTCCAGGCTCAGGGAACCCTCCTCCATCTCAAAATTCAGCTCAACGGTCTCGTTCAGCGAGATGTTCTCGATCTCCTTCCGCTGGGGATTGTATCCCACGAAGGTCACCCTGACCTCGTATGGTCCGCCGACGCGAACGTTCTTGATGGTGTAGCGTCCGTCGATGCGGGTCGCGGTTCCGAAGCGCGTGCCGGTAGGCTGGTGGATAGCCACGACATTGGCACTCGGCAGCGGTTCACCCTGTGCGTCCCATACGATCCCTTCGATGGTACCGGACGTTGTTCCTTGGGCAAACACACCTATTGGGAGCAGTATGGCTGCCAACAGTATGATGTATCTATTCATAATCAATTGATGGATTCTTTTGATTGAAGTTGGATTGACGCTGACTGCGCCTTTATCTGGCTGGATTAAGATAAGGACCAGCAAATTACCAAAACATTAAGTCTTGGCCTCTCATGTTATCAAATTGGAAAATAATGGCAGGCCCTCAGTAACGAAATTTTAATATTTGCCCTCACAGAGCCTGCTAAGGGGAGGGGCTCCCCGAGGGCCCCGGATTGTGCCGGAAAAAGGCTCGGCTGGGTGTGTGCGTGGCTGTGCGAGAGCGGCCGGGGTGACGAAGCCGCAGACCTCACCGCACCCATTGCCGGTACCACGCAGCCAGCTGCCGCTGGGGAAGGCCCAGGTGGTAGCAGACCCAGATCCAGGTAAAGATCAGCTGCAGCCGCAGCACTCCGTTGCGGATGTACGAGCGGGAGGAGGTGACCACGGCGCGATCAAGCAGGGCGAAGGGCGCCGATCCCTTCAGCCGGCGCACCATTTCGTTGTCCTCCATCACCGATAGTGGTCCTCCCGGAAGCCACCGCTCCTGTTAAAGAGTCGATGTGTTACGTAGAGGCTCTGGTCACCGAAGCGGAAGGCGTCCACATCGAAGCGTGTGAACCAGGCATAAATCTCCAGCAGGGGGTGTGAAGGCCGGAAGGAGAGACGGAAGCAACCCGCGGAGCACCCACTCGCCAGTGCGGATGCGATTTGCCGGTCGAAGCCTTCCGGGGGAAGGGTGTCGGCATGCAGGAAGTAGAGGACCTCACCTTCGGCGGTGCTCGCGCCTGCGTTCATCTGCCTCGCACGTCCTCGAGGGGCCTGAATCACCCGGCCGGCGCCCGCCTCGAGAGCCTCCCTCACCGTACCGTCCGAACTGCCCCCGTCGGCCACCACGATCTCGGGCGCCTCCGTCGCACGCTCCAGTACCGCGCGTACGGTTGGGCCGATCACTCCCTCCTCGTCCAGGACCGGTATAACCACGCTCAACTTCACGACAGATAATCGTGCCTGCGACGGGCCCGCTGCCAGTTCTCGGCCGTATCCACATCGCCCAACTCCTCCAGGCGACGGGTCCGCAGTCCCAGGCTTTCAGCTTTTTGGAGGGTGCGCGCGAGCACGTCGGACGTGCTCCATGGGATACCACGAAACAGCTCCGGATGCCAGGCCCGTGCACCGACCAGCCAGTAGCCGCCATCGGAGGCGGGTCCCAGCACCAGGTCGTGCCGCTCCAGGGCTTCGAAAGCGCGGCGAAGGTGATCGGCACGCAGGTCTGCACAGTCGCTGCCGATAAGCAGCGCCTGCCGGGGGCCCTCCTCCTCCGCCATGCGGAACGCGTGACTCATGCGCGCGCCCAGGTCGCCTTCTGGCTGAACACGGCACTCAAAGTGGGGCGGACCCCAGGGGCTTTCCTCCCCGAGGTCCCCGTCAAACCAGGCCTGCCGCCGTACCGGTACCTCCAGGCAAACCTCCCGGGTACGCGCCAGCAGCCGGCGATAAATCTCTACGGCCTTCTTCTCGCCCACCTCCTCCGCCAGGCGCGTCTTCACGCGTCCGGCCTCGGGACGTTTGGCGAAAACCATCAGCAGACGCTCCTCCCTCATGCGACCTCCCCTCCGCAGGAGCTCCCTGCCCCGGCGGTGCAGCCGTAACAGTGCCGGTCGGTGCGAATGGCGCGGGCGTTGAGCGCTTGCTCGTCCCACCCGGAAATATGCCGGGGGGCACCCTCTTCCACCTTCATCTCCAGCATCTGGTTGAAATCGCAGTCGTGGAGGTAGCCCTCCCAGGATACCGATATGGTGTTGCGGCACATCACTCCGCGCGCGGCGGCCGGGTTGAAGGCGGCCACCAGCTTTTCCATGTAGTCGTCCAGGTTGCCGCTCTCCAGAAGGAATTTCAGGTAGCGGCTGATGGGCAGGTTGGTAATAGTAAAGAGGTTGTTGAAGGTGATATCATGTTTGGTCTTCAGCCTCTCACGAAACTCCCGCTCCAGGCCTTCCTGGGAGCCCGGCAGGAAAGCTCCCGCAGGGTTGTATACCAGGTTGAGTTCCAGTCCGCTTCCCTCCACGCCGTAGCCTATTTCGTTCAGGTGCTTGAGGGCCTCCACCGAGCGGACGTAGGTGCCCTCGCCCCGCTGGCGGTCGGTA includes the following:
- a CDS encoding glycosyltransferase, which translates into the protein MKLSVVIPVLDEEGVIGPTVRAVLERATEAPEIVVADGGSSDGTVREALEAGAGRVIQAPRGRARQMNAGASTAEGEVLYFLHADTLPPEGFDRQIASALASGCSAGCFRLSFRPSHPLLEIYAWFTRFDVDAFRFGDQSLYVTHRLFNRSGGFREDHYR
- a CDS encoding TIGR04282 family arsenosugar biosynthesis glycosyltransferase: MREERLLMVFAKRPEAGRVKTRLAEEVGEKKAVEIYRRLLARTREVCLEVPVRRQAWFDGDLGEESPWGPPHFECRVQPEGDLGARMSHAFRMAEEEGPRQALLIGSDCADLRADHLRRAFEALERHDLVLGPASDGGYWLVGARAWHPELFRGIPWSTSDVLARTLQKAESLGLRTRRLEELGDVDTAENWQRARRRHDYLS
- the arsS gene encoding arsenosugar biosynthesis radical SAM (seleno)protein ArsS (Some members of this family are selenoproteins.), encoding MVHSLKVSEHELSDPAVQLEVLNGHSERLRKLPDFEEKLRDLGEHPLRPTGIEIFQVNLGYMCNMTCKHCHVDAGPDREEVMPRAVMDQCLQALEGSDISTVDLTGGAPEMHPRFRWFVEELAGMDRHVIVRSNLTILTTAPKYRSLPEFFARHGVEVTCSLPFYNREHTDRQRGEGTYVRSVEALKHLNEIGYGVEGSGLELNLVYNPAGAFLPGSQEGLEREFRERLKTKHDITFNNLFTITNLPISRYLKFLLESGNLDDYMEKLVAAFNPAAARGVMCRNTISVSWEGYLHDCDFNQMLEMKVEEGAPRHISGWDEQALNARAIRTDRHCYGCTAGAGSSCGGEVA